DNA from Bacillus sp. Marseille-P3661:
CTATACTGAATTTAAGAAAACTGTTTATTGGATGGGGAGATGGGATATATGAGATCAATATACGATATTCAGCAGTTATTAAAGCGGTTTGGTACGTTTATTTATGTGGGTGACCGTATTGCGGACCTTCAATTAATGGAGGATGAAGTTAGAGAGCTTTTTAAATCACAATTCTTAGATATTAAGGACTATCAAATGGCATTATTAATACTAAGACAGGAAATTGAAAATGAAAAATTGAAACGCGAGAATCTACATTAACTAATTCTTACAATCCGCATAAATACACCATGTTTACTAATCATTTTACGAAAGCTTAAACTGATTGCGCAAAGGATGAAAAGCAATGGACAAATGGCTTGTCGGAGTCGATTTAGGTGGAACTACAATTAAAATTGCCTTTATTTCAAAAGAAGGTGAGATATTATGTAAGTGGCAAATTGCTACTGATACTACAAATAACGGGGATAATATCATTTCTGATATTACAACAGCTATTAATAAAAAATTAGAAGAATTAAAGGTTGAGAAAAATAAACTATTGGGTATTGGAATAGGGGCACCGGCTTTTTTGGAGATTGAAACTGGCTATGTTTATCAAGCTGTAAATATTGGTTGGGAAAACTTTGATTTAAAAACAAATTTAGAAGGTCATATACAGTTGCCTGTTGTTGTTGATAATGATGCGAATGTCGCCGCGATTGGTGAAATGTGGAAAGGTGCAGGTGTTGGTGCTAAAAATATTATCTGCATTACTTTAGGAACTGGTGTCGGTGGAGGTGTTATTACGAATGGTAAGATTGTTCATGGCGCAAACGGAATGGCAGGTGAAATCGGCCATATCAAAGTAATACCTGAGGGTGGGGAGAATTGTAATTGTGGGGGCTCAGGCTGTCTTGAAACAGTTGCATCCGCAAATGGAATGGTAAAATTAGCGCTGGACTCACTTAGTGTCTATCCACAAAGCTTATTAAATGAAAAGCTCAAAAAACATGGAGTGATCAATTCTAAAATAATCTTTGAGTCGGCCATGAATGGTGATGAATATGCCAAAAAAGTTATAGATCAAGCTTGCTATTATCTTGGATTAGCAGTTGCTAATATAGCTAATGTGTTGAATCCGGAAAAAATAATCATTGGTGGTGGAGTGTCAAGTGCTGGAGAACTGTTGTTAAGTCCCATAAAGAAACACTTTCAAAAATTTGCATTAAAGCGTGTGTTTGAGCGGGCAGATCTATCAGTGGCAACCCTAGGAAATGATGCAGGTGTGATAGGTGGCGCATGGTTAGTAAAAAATAAACTAATCAAATAACCAATATGGCAACCTTCTCATAAATTATTAATAGTAATTGTTGGGAGGTGTTTTGGAATGAAGTTGAAAGGTCGGGCTGGTGATTCTTTTAAATATTATAGCCAGATTTTTGGTGTTCCACTACCGTTAATTATTGATTCTAATCCACATTTAACACCGAGCAGTAATTTTCAGGATGAAGAGATATTCATACCTGGTTATGTTACTGGCCATCATGATATAAAGGAAACTGAGACGATTTGGAGTATAGCGAAATCGTATAATATATCCGTGGATGCTATTGAAATAGTAAACGGCTTTGTTGACTTATCACATTCACTAAAGCGGGAGATTGTTATACCTCTAAAACTTGCTAAACCAATTGTTCAAGCTCAAAAAAATTATGATTATAAGTCCTTGATTGATGATATTAATCGTTTATGTGAGATTTATCCATTTATGAAGAAAAATGTGGTTGGGAATTCTACTCTAAATAAAGAGATACATGAACTGATTATTGGTGATGGCAAAAAACTAGTACACATGAATGGCTCATTTCATGCAAATGAGTGGATTACGACAGCTATGTTAATGACTTTGTTGAATGACTACTTGTTGTCCTTGACCAATCAAACCACATTAAATGGAATAGAAACAGCAGAACTTTACCAAACGACCACTTTATCCGTTGTTCCTATGGTTAATCCCGATGGAGTAGATCTAGTATTAAATGGACCGCCTAATGATCCTTATTATAATCAATATGTGTTAGAGTTAAATAAAGGTAATCGAGATTTTAGTAATTGGAAAGCTAATATTAGAGGTGTAGATTTAAATAACCAATTTCCGGCATTGTGGGAATTGGAGAAACCCCGTAAGCCGCAAGCACCTTCACCAAGAGACTACCCTGGAGATAAGCCTTTGTCAGAACCGGAATCAATTGCAATGGCAAATTTAACGCATAAAAGGCAATTTGACCGAGTTTTAGCTTTCCATACTCAATGTAAGGAAATTTATTGGGGTTTTGCTCAAAGGGAACCGGAATATGCAGAAACAATTGTTAAGGAGTTTGCTAAAGTAAGTGGATATCAACCAATACGAAATTTAGATAGTTATGCCGGATATAAGGATTGGTTTATTTATGTATGGGAGAAGCCGGGCTACACAATTGAACTTGGGGAAGGTGTAAATCCGTTACCAATCAGTCAGTTTCCGGAAATCTATCATGACTGTATCGGAATATTTTTAGCAGGTCTGTATATGTAAGCTGTCAATATGACAGCTTTTCTTTTTCAATTCAACTTACATAGTAAAAATAGTTGTGTTAAATTTAATTTAACAAGGTATTATAACTAATTTTGTTAAAGCAGATTTGTAGTTCTGTATGTGTGCGTGTTTCTCTAATTTTGCATATTGTATTCTTGATAGCCACCATTCATAATCAAAGTAAGACCATTCTTGAGGTGAAATAATGAAAAAGGCTCTAATTATAGTTGTATGTATTTTCATCGTTGGTTGTACATCACCCCGTGAAGTGGTTAACGAAGCCCCCCCCTCAAAGGTAAAACTTGTTAAGAAAAACAGTATATCCAAGCACTTTATTGAAGAAGGCTCCATTAAAGGTATTTCAATGAATAAAGGGGAGTTTTATGGAGTTAACGAATGGTATAATAACCATACGATCATCTATTCGGTTGGAGATAATGGAATTACATCTTTATATCTACACAATATTCATACAGGTCAAAAGGATCTGTTTTATCAAACAGAAAATTTTTTAATTAGTATAAAAGCAAATAATGACAATAGTCGATTTGCCGTACACACGGTTGAGAATAGTGGAAAAGCAAACTTAACAATACTAGATAGTTTAGGGAATATTGTATATTCATGGTCAGAGCTTGTAGATGAAATTCAATATAGATGGAATCCGTATAAATCAGACGAAGTTA
Protein-coding regions in this window:
- a CDS encoding M14 family metallopeptidase — its product is MKLKGRAGDSFKYYSQIFGVPLPLIIDSNPHLTPSSNFQDEEIFIPGYVTGHHDIKETETIWSIAKSYNISVDAIEIVNGFVDLSHSLKREIVIPLKLAKPIVQAQKNYDYKSLIDDINRLCEIYPFMKKNVVGNSTLNKEIHELIIGDGKKLVHMNGSFHANEWITTAMLMTLLNDYLLSLTNQTTLNGIETAELYQTTTLSVVPMVNPDGVDLVLNGPPNDPYYNQYVLELNKGNRDFSNWKANIRGVDLNNQFPALWELEKPRKPQAPSPRDYPGDKPLSEPESIAMANLTHKRQFDRVLAFHTQCKEIYWGFAQREPEYAETIVKEFAKVSGYQPIRNLDSYAGYKDWFIYVWEKPGYTIELGEGVNPLPISQFPEIYHDCIGIFLAGLYM
- a CDS encoding YqgQ family protein, encoding MRSIYDIQQLLKRFGTFIYVGDRIADLQLMEDEVRELFKSQFLDIKDYQMALLILRQEIENEKLKRENLH
- a CDS encoding ROK family glucokinase, whose product is MDKWLVGVDLGGTTIKIAFISKEGEILCKWQIATDTTNNGDNIISDITTAINKKLEELKVEKNKLLGIGIGAPAFLEIETGYVYQAVNIGWENFDLKTNLEGHIQLPVVVDNDANVAAIGEMWKGAGVGAKNIICITLGTGVGGGVITNGKIVHGANGMAGEIGHIKVIPEGGENCNCGGSGCLETVASANGMVKLALDSLSVYPQSLLNEKLKKHGVINSKIIFESAMNGDEYAKKVIDQACYYLGLAVANIANVLNPEKIIIGGGVSSAGELLLSPIKKHFQKFALKRVFERADLSVATLGNDAGVIGGAWLVKNKLIK